In the Epinephelus lanceolatus isolate andai-2023 chromosome 6, ASM4190304v1, whole genome shotgun sequence genome, one interval contains:
- the LOC144463759 gene encoding uncharacterized protein LOC144463759, giving the protein MLCRLQLTAMHCNENATREYSSTTAGELRYSITYPKYKHGDFMVRQLKSRPTAGYIDALMELLFHNVLEDPRPYQELLDKISVPEPLCVQFTRPDKQDAVARHKSRFCKDRHR; this is encoded by the exons ATGTTGTGCAG ACTACAGCTTACGGCGATGCACTGTAATGAGAACGCAACAAGAGAGTATTCATCCACCACAGCGGGAGAACTCAGGTACTCCATTACATACCCAAAGTACAAACATGGGGACTTCATGGTGCGTCAACTCAAGAGTCGGCCAACTGCAG GCTACATTGACGCGTTGATGGAACTGCTTTTCCACAATGTTTTGGAAGACCCGCGTCCATATCAGGAGCTCCTGGACAAGATCTCTGTACCAGAGCCACTGTGTGTCCAGTTCACCAGGCCAGATAAGCAGGATGCAGTTGCCAGACACAAGTCCCGCTTTTGCAAGGACAG ACACAGATGA